The following proteins are co-located in the Maridesulfovibrio sp. genome:
- a CDS encoding adenylyl-sulfate kinase, which yields MSNSKGICVNKNWAIWITGLPACGKSTIARKLYAQLCSEGVKVVLLSMDERRKIYIPNPEYTCDERQRAYNLFVEDAISIMQSGRCVILDGSAHELCWRNNAREKIEFFAEVYLRCPVNMAMKREIGRQQGLVMAGLYEKALERQCTGKEFKNLGEVIGVDVKFQEDNNAECIVDTAGKTPDETFEEVQDCLQKWRRMNGIC from the coding sequence ATGTCCAATTCGAAAGGTATATGCGTTAACAAAAACTGGGCTATCTGGATTACCGGTTTACCTGCGTGCGGCAAGAGCACCATAGCCAGAAAATTGTATGCCCAATTATGTTCAGAGGGAGTTAAGGTTGTCCTGCTTAGCATGGATGAGCGGCGGAAAATTTATATCCCTAATCCTGAATATACTTGTGATGAAAGACAGCGGGCATATAATCTTTTTGTGGAAGATGCTATCTCAATCATGCAGTCCGGTCGATGCGTGATTCTGGACGGTTCTGCTCATGAGCTTTGCTGGCGCAATAATGCCCGTGAGAAGATAGAATTTTTTGCTGAAGTATATCTGCGCTGCCCTGTGAATATGGCTATGAAACGGGAAATCGGGCGGCAGCAGGGATTGGTCATGGCCGGATTGTATGAAAAGGCTCTTGAGCGGCAGTGTACCGGAAAGGAATTCAAAAATCTCGGTGAAGTTATCGGGGTGGATGTGAAATTTCAGGAAGATAATAATGCCGAGTGCATTGTGGATACAGCCGGTAAAACGCCTGACGAAACTTTTGAGGAGGTGCAAGATTGCCTGCAAAAGTGGCGTAGGATGAACGGGATTTGCTGA
- a CDS encoding RtcB family protein — protein MNIKLLKQEAPCIWRMKKYGPMRVDALFFGNKDIILELDDTTVSQVRDVASLTGVVGPVCAMPDAHSGYGFPIGGVGAFDEKRGVISAGGVGFDISCGVRTLTTGLKKQDLITCDAKLADLLFKRIPSGAGVGGDIILEGDQLDEMLLGGASWAIGQGLGKPEDLGRIEGNGRNSFADPDKVPLKAKERMRNQMGSLGSGNHYLEVQYVEEIYDKAKAAAFGIGIEEVVVSIHCGSRGLGHQIAKDYLPMMAKAAPEFGIKLPHKDIACAPLNSELGQDYLGAMGAGINCALANRQAITHLVRECFAEILPQADLRLLYDVSHNTCQREEFKINGKKKNIWVHRKGATRALGPGHPELPSEFKKHGQPVIIGGSMGTASYILSGTTESAEISFSSCCHGAGRIMSRAKARRTFKGNTIQKELGRHGIIIRTGSFKGIAEEAPLAYKDVDMIIESTQAAGIAEKVARLRPLLCIKG, from the coding sequence ATGAATATCAAACTACTCAAACAAGAAGCTCCCTGCATATGGCGCATGAAAAAATACGGCCCCATGCGTGTGGATGCCCTATTCTTTGGAAACAAGGACATCATCCTTGAACTGGATGACACCACTGTCTCGCAGGTCCGCGATGTGGCCTCGCTTACGGGTGTGGTCGGTCCGGTCTGCGCCATGCCGGATGCCCATTCCGGTTATGGATTCCCAATCGGCGGCGTTGGAGCTTTTGATGAGAAGCGCGGGGTTATTTCTGCTGGTGGAGTTGGATTTGATATTTCCTGTGGCGTACGCACCCTCACTACCGGATTGAAGAAACAGGATTTGATCACTTGTGATGCCAAGCTTGCAGATTTACTTTTCAAGCGAATTCCGTCCGGCGCTGGGGTTGGAGGCGATATTATCCTAGAAGGCGATCAGCTTGATGAGATGCTGCTCGGCGGTGCTTCATGGGCTATTGGGCAAGGACTCGGAAAACCGGAGGACCTCGGCAGGATTGAGGGCAACGGCAGAAATAGCTTTGCTGATCCGGACAAAGTCCCTCTAAAAGCCAAAGAACGCATGCGCAACCAGATGGGATCGCTTGGTTCCGGCAACCATTATCTGGAAGTGCAGTATGTAGAAGAAATATACGATAAAGCCAAAGCTGCGGCCTTCGGCATCGGAATTGAAGAAGTGGTGGTCAGCATCCATTGCGGATCACGAGGACTAGGGCACCAGATTGCCAAGGACTACCTGCCTATGATGGCCAAGGCCGCTCCCGAATTCGGCATCAAACTTCCCCACAAGGATATTGCCTGTGCGCCGCTTAATTCCGAACTCGGACAGGATTACCTTGGAGCCATGGGAGCAGGCATTAACTGCGCTCTTGCCAACCGTCAGGCCATCACCCACCTTGTGCGGGAATGTTTTGCGGAAATCCTGCCACAGGCTGATTTGCGGCTGCTTTACGATGTAAGCCATAACACCTGTCAGCGTGAAGAATTCAAAATTAATGGCAAAAAGAAAAATATCTGGGTGCACCGCAAAGGCGCAACTCGTGCACTGGGACCGGGACACCCAGAGCTACCGAGTGAGTTCAAAAAACACGGACAACCGGTAATAATCGGCGGAAGCATGGGGACAGCTTCTTACATCCTTTCAGGAACAACCGAATCGGCAGAGATATCTTTTTCATCCTGCTGCCACGGTGCCGGACGGATTATGAGCCGGGCAAAAGCACGCAGGACTTTCAAGGGCAACACAATCCAGAAAGAGCTTGGCAGGCACGGGATCATCATCCGTACCGGATCATTCAAGGGCATTGCTGAAGAAGCTCCCCTTGCCTACAAGGACGTGGACATGATTATCGAATCAACTCAAGCTGCCGGAATAGCAGAAAAGGTTGCCCGTCTACGTCCTCTTTTATGTATAAAAGGCTAA
- a CDS encoding carbohydrate kinase family protein: protein MQILVSGSLAYDRIMSFPGSFADHILPDKIHMLNVCFLVDGLDERFGGTAGNIAYALSMLDEKPVILGTGGKDFDGYEKWLDENKITREGIKRIESEFTAGAYITTDKSDNQITGFNPGAMKYGCDYDFSTVNPADTLAIVSPGNLDDMQNFPKVYREKGVPFIYDPGQNIPAFSGEQLLEMISGCKILVSNDYELEMIMKSTGKTRDQLMEICDSIIVTLGDQGCLVVEKDGETKVPAAKAEAVEDPTGAGDAFRAGLIKGLAMGKTLAEAAHVGAVSAVYCVEKLGTQEHSYTEEEFWARYEANFGKL, encoded by the coding sequence ATGCAGATATTGGTTTCCGGTTCTTTGGCCTATGACAGAATTATGAGTTTTCCCGGTAGTTTTGCCGATCATATCCTGCCCGATAAAATTCACATGCTTAACGTGTGCTTCCTTGTGGACGGCCTTGATGAACGTTTCGGCGGTACAGCCGGAAACATTGCTTACGCTCTTTCCATGCTCGATGAGAAACCTGTAATTCTCGGTACAGGCGGTAAGGATTTCGACGGCTATGAAAAATGGTTGGATGAGAACAAAATTACCCGTGAAGGCATCAAGCGCATAGAGAGTGAATTCACTGCCGGTGCATACATCACTACCGATAAGTCCGATAACCAGATTACCGGTTTCAACCCCGGTGCCATGAAATACGGTTGCGATTACGATTTTTCTACAGTGAATCCTGCAGATACATTGGCGATAGTTTCCCCCGGCAACCTTGATGACATGCAGAATTTCCCCAAGGTATACCGTGAAAAGGGAGTTCCTTTCATCTACGATCCGGGCCAGAATATCCCCGCATTCAGCGGTGAACAGCTGCTGGAAATGATCAGCGGCTGCAAGATTCTTGTTTCCAACGACTACGAACTGGAAATGATCATGAAGTCTACAGGCAAGACTCGTGACCAACTTATGGAAATCTGTGATTCCATCATCGTAACTCTTGGCGATCAGGGTTGTCTTGTTGTTGAAAAAGACGGTGAAACCAAAGTCCCCGCTGCCAAGGCTGAAGCTGTTGAAGACCCCACCGGAGCTGGCGATGCTTTTCGCGCAGGTCTTATCAAAGGTCTCGCCATGGGCAAAACCCTTGCTGAAGCTGCCCATGTGGGTGCTGTCAGCGCGGTTTACTGTGTTGAGAAACTCGGTACTCAGGAGCATTCCTATACTGAAGAAGAGTTCTGGGCACGTTATGAAGCAAACTTCGGTAAACTTTAA
- the rsfS gene encoding ribosome silencing factor: MKTKEKKFKQIDTKDKVQLVAEWLDEKQASDVSAVDVQGICPIAEVVMVAGAKGVRHAQALADFVLEQLSKENIEYLGMEGYKTGDWILLDLNDIIVHIFQEDNRAFYNVEGLWSEGTRMELNLKPQD, from the coding sequence ATGAAAACTAAAGAAAAGAAATTTAAACAGATCGATACTAAGGATAAAGTTCAGCTTGTTGCTGAATGGTTGGATGAAAAACAAGCCAGTGATGTTTCCGCTGTAGACGTACAGGGAATCTGCCCCATTGCCGAAGTTGTAATGGTTGCAGGAGCAAAGGGTGTGCGCCACGCACAGGCTCTGGCTGATTTCGTTCTGGAGCAGCTTTCCAAGGAAAATATCGAATACCTCGGTATGGAAGGCTACAAAACCGGAGACTGGATCCTTCTCGATCTGAACGATATTATCGTACACATTTTTCAGGAAGATAACCGCGCTTTTTACAACGTGGAAGGTCTCTGGTCCGAAGGCACCAGAATGGAATTAAATCTCAAGCCGCAGGATTAA
- a CDS encoding Hpt domain-containing protein: MENIEVINKDWLASMASTKKEFLTKLFAVFLRDEPARVIKIREAFEGGQMDELKYLAHSLKGAAATMGADRVREACLRLEYSARDGDKELSEQNLHTLEDEMKLVYDFMSDFIQ, from the coding sequence ATGGAAAATATTGAAGTAATTAACAAGGATTGGCTGGCTTCCATGGCCTCCACAAAAAAGGAATTCCTGACCAAGCTTTTTGCCGTTTTCCTGCGAGATGAACCCGCCCGGGTAATCAAAATAAGGGAAGCTTTTGAAGGCGGACAGATGGATGAACTTAAATACCTTGCCCACTCCCTAAAAGGCGCAGCTGCCACCATGGGAGCAGACAGGGTTCGTGAAGCCTGCCTGCGACTGGAATACAGTGCTCGTGACGGTGACAAGGAACTCTCTGAACAAAACCTGCATACTCTGGAAGATGAGATGAAACTTGTTTACGATTTCATGAGCGATTTCATCCAATAA
- a CDS encoding ACT domain-containing protein — translation MKCDQLSIFLENRAGRLAEVTRLLTENKVNIRALSLADTSDFGILRLIVSDFETAQRVLKDAGFTVGKTSVVAVVVDDQPGGLHNLLEMLRGSGINVEYMYAFVHQSGSNAVIIFRFDRTDQAIELLGSKNIKMIPSEELCKL, via the coding sequence ATGAAATGTGACCAGCTATCCATATTCCTTGAGAACCGTGCCGGAAGACTCGCCGAGGTAACCCGTCTGCTTACCGAGAACAAAGTCAATATCCGCGCGCTCTCACTTGCCGACACTTCTGATTTCGGCATCCTGCGACTCATCGTGTCCGACTTCGAAACAGCGCAGAGAGTGCTCAAAGACGCAGGCTTCACTGTAGGCAAAACTTCTGTCGTAGCTGTAGTTGTAGACGACCAGCCCGGCGGTCTGCACAATCTGCTCGAAATGCTGCGCGGCTCCGGCATTAACGTGGAATACATGTACGCTTTCGTACATCAGTCCGGCTCCAACGCCGTAATCATCTTCCGCTTCGACCGCACCGATCAGGCTATAGAACTGCTCGGGTCCAAGAACATCAAGATGATCCCCAGCGAAGAGCTGTGTAAGCTGTAA
- a CDS encoding phosphotransferase gives MIEITAAMLEGYLREAFGPGTVLVDYGDIGSLDKQGMKKFGYGKPLLVLFTVDGEERETVISVMKGDNYGHQFYWDRAAVLMFQYETSARLPRHVKPMGIGYISRSGEMLPLNEPQEFFILNEKLQGYDYFHDLDRIRSGDFSDQDVQSAADLAGWLAEIHSVKKDDPHLYMRRIRDLIGSSECIMGLIDEAFKHPCDFFSQSRFMNLEKKLIDWRWKMFHYTHRLCAVHGDFHPWNVLMNGPEDFSVLDRSRGEWGEPAGDLCCMATNYILFGLYSDGRFSNKMRNLYMTYMETYLEKTGDTEVLQVMAPFFVFRGLVISSPVWYPDHPQEVRDALMRFIENVLEDEVFDYVQFERYMR, from the coding sequence ATGATTGAAATAACCGCTGCCATGCTTGAAGGTTACTTGAGAGAAGCTTTTGGCCCCGGCACGGTCCTTGTGGATTATGGGGATATCGGTTCGCTTGATAAGCAGGGGATGAAGAAGTTCGGCTACGGTAAACCGTTGCTGGTGCTTTTCACTGTGGACGGCGAGGAGCGTGAAACCGTTATTTCGGTCATGAAAGGGGATAATTACGGGCATCAGTTTTATTGGGACCGGGCGGCGGTGCTCATGTTTCAGTATGAAACTTCGGCACGGCTTCCGCGACATGTAAAACCAATGGGTATCGGCTATATCAGCCGTAGTGGCGAGATGCTTCCGCTTAATGAACCGCAGGAATTCTTTATTCTTAATGAGAAGTTACAGGGATATGATTACTTTCACGATCTTGACCGCATCCGTAGCGGCGACTTCTCGGATCAGGACGTTCAGAGCGCTGCAGACCTTGCCGGGTGGCTGGCGGAAATCCATTCGGTTAAGAAGGATGATCCCCATCTGTATATGCGCCGCATCCGCGATCTGATCGGTTCCAGTGAATGCATTATGGGATTGATTGATGAGGCTTTTAAACATCCTTGCGATTTTTTTTCTCAGAGCCGGTTTATGAATCTTGAGAAGAAGCTGATCGATTGGCGCTGGAAGATGTTTCATTACACCCACCGCCTATGTGCTGTTCACGGAGATTTTCATCCATGGAATGTACTCATGAACGGGCCGGAAGATTTCAGCGTGCTTGACCGCAGCCGTGGTGAATGGGGTGAACCAGCCGGGGACCTTTGCTGCATGGCAACCAATTATATCCTTTTCGGGCTTTATTCGGACGGTAGATTTTCCAACAAGATGCGTAATCTATACATGACCTACATGGAAACCTATCTTGAAAAGACCGGTGATACGGAAGTGCTGCAGGTAATGGCCCCATTTTTCGTGTTCAGGGGGTTGGTCATTAGCTCTCCTGTATGGTATCCAGATCATCCGCAGGAAGTGCGGGATGCGTTGATGCGGTTTATTGAAAATGTCCTTGAGGATGAGGTTTTCGATTATGTCCAATTCGAAAGGTATATGCGTTAA
- a CDS encoding KUP/HAK/KT family potassium transporter — protein MIKQKGKSRQVALALGALGVVFGDIGTSPLYAMKACFSGHHAITLNPVNVLGVLSLIIWSLLIVICLKYVTFVMAADNEGEGGIFALYELVSHESQRRSASFMLFAAMVGGALLYGDGVITPAISVLSAIEGLDIATTAAHQYTPHIACTILLALFAFQSSGTDKIGSLFGPVMLVWFTVIGIFGLSSAAGNPVVLQAFSPYYALNFFAENGLAGTMVLGAVVLCVTGGEALFADMGHFGRRPITLAWYFVALPSLVLNYLGQGAILIENPESIINPFFSLFPKFLMLPMVALATFAAIIASQAIISGAFSLTAQAVHLGFIPRIRILQTSEENPGQVFVPSVNWVMAGLCILLVLIFEASEHLAGAYGIAITGTMVITTYLFWFYLRKIRNCPWMLAAILTGFFALFDLGFFIVNFTKIAGGGWFPILLAGLIAYGMYVWIWGRAKLREQLQARGLEVSDLESEIEKYMLAKVPGEAVFLSASEFIPHAFLQHLRNNRVVHEKLVFLRVNTSSEPYLDSHKRISLKTVEKNIYWMTVNYGFMEKPNLSLILVQSWNQLGLSSTDSYFYIGRMLLRFNKDNREHLLRRKIFIMLNSVSEDPLDYLRIPADKVVTIGTAIKI, from the coding sequence ATGATAAAACAGAAAGGTAAAAGCCGTCAGGTTGCATTAGCCTTGGGGGCATTGGGAGTGGTTTTCGGTGATATCGGAACCAGCCCGCTTTATGCCATGAAAGCCTGTTTCAGCGGGCATCATGCCATTACACTAAACCCGGTTAACGTGCTGGGAGTGCTCTCGCTGATCATCTGGTCTCTTTTGATTGTGATCTGCCTAAAATACGTAACTTTTGTCATGGCTGCAGATAATGAGGGCGAGGGCGGTATTTTTGCGCTTTATGAACTGGTCAGCCATGAAAGTCAGCGCAGGTCTGCTTCGTTCATGCTTTTTGCTGCTATGGTCGGCGGGGCATTGCTTTATGGAGACGGGGTTATCACACCGGCAATTTCCGTGCTTTCCGCTATCGAAGGCCTTGATATTGCTACAACGGCCGCGCACCAATACACTCCGCATATCGCCTGCACAATTCTGCTGGCACTGTTTGCTTTTCAGAGCAGCGGAACAGACAAAATCGGCAGTTTGTTCGGTCCGGTCATGCTGGTCTGGTTTACTGTGATCGGTATTTTCGGCTTGTCCTCTGCCGCAGGAAATCCGGTAGTGCTGCAGGCATTCAGCCCATATTATGCATTGAATTTTTTTGCTGAAAACGGTCTGGCCGGCACTATGGTCCTTGGCGCGGTCGTTCTTTGTGTAACCGGTGGCGAGGCTCTTTTCGCCGATATGGGGCATTTCGGACGCAGGCCGATTACCCTTGCGTGGTATTTTGTCGCCCTGCCCAGTCTTGTCCTTAATTATCTGGGGCAGGGGGCTATACTGATCGAGAATCCAGAATCGATCATTAACCCGTTTTTCAGTCTTTTTCCCAAATTTTTGATGCTGCCCATGGTTGCTTTGGCAACATTTGCGGCAATCATTGCTTCCCAAGCCATTATTTCCGGTGCATTTTCGCTGACAGCGCAGGCTGTTCATCTTGGTTTTATTCCACGTATCCGTATTCTACAGACTTCGGAAGAAAATCCGGGTCAGGTATTCGTACCCTCAGTAAATTGGGTTATGGCCGGGTTGTGTATTCTTCTGGTGCTTATTTTTGAGGCTTCGGAGCATCTTGCCGGGGCTTACGGGATTGCCATAACAGGAACTATGGTCATCACTACTTATCTGTTCTGGTTTTATCTGCGTAAAATCCGCAATTGCCCATGGATGCTTGCAGCAATACTTACCGGTTTCTTTGCCCTGTTCGATCTTGGTTTTTTTATCGTCAACTTCACCAAGATTGCGGGGGGCGGCTGGTTCCCCATACTGCTGGCCGGTTTGATTGCTTATGGAATGTATGTCTGGATCTGGGGCAGGGCTAAGCTTCGGGAGCAGTTGCAGGCGCGCGGCCTTGAGGTGTCCGATCTTGAATCCGAGATCGAAAAGTATATGCTGGCAAAGGTTCCGGGGGAGGCTGTTTTTCTTTCAGCTTCCGAATTCATTCCACATGCTTTTTTGCAACACCTGCGCAATAACCGGGTGGTTCATGAGAAACTTGTTTTCCTGCGGGTGAACACCTCCAGTGAGCCTTACTTAGACTCGCATAAACGTATTTCTCTGAAGACTGTTGAAAAAAATATATACTGGATGACAGTGAATTACGGTTTCATGGAAAAACCGAATTTATCACTGATTTTGGTGCAGTCATGGAATCAGCTGGGACTTAGCAGCACGGATAGTTATTTTTATATCGGGCGGATGTTGTTGCGTTTCAACAAGGACAACAGAGAACACCTGCTAAGGCGTAAAATTTTTATCATGCTTAACTCAGTGTCTGAAGATCCCTTGGACTATTTACGGATTCCTGCTGACAAGGTGGTTACAATTGGAACTGCTATTAAAATATAA
- a CDS encoding phenylacetate--CoA ligase has product MIFDVDKETMPREELEELQLRRLKQLCERVYANVPFYTNKFKELGIEPKDINSLSDLTKLPFTEKQDLRNHYPFGLFAVSRENIVRIHSSSGTTGKATVVGYTKRDIKNWADLMARSFAIAGATPEDSIHNAYGYGLFTGGLGAHYGAEALGATIIPVSGGGTRRQIMLLKDFGADVICCTPSYALFLHETGKEMGIDFKKLPLRIGIFGAEPWTESMRRDIEQKLHIKALDIYGLSEIMGPGVAMECAEEQNGLHIMEDHFLPEIINPETGEHVKPGETGELVITTLTKEGIPLIRYRTRDLTRLNYTACRCGRTFARMHRIMGRSDDMLIIRGVNVFPSQIESILIETEGLSPHYQLVVERDGNLDILTVKVEISGAAFSDEIKNLQRLERKIQKTIKEFLGVTARVKLVEPKSIERSVGKAQRILDLRNQDQQ; this is encoded by the coding sequence ATGATCTTCGACGTAGACAAGGAAACAATGCCGAGGGAAGAGCTGGAAGAATTACAGCTCAGACGTCTTAAACAACTTTGCGAGCGAGTTTATGCCAACGTTCCTTTTTACACCAACAAGTTTAAGGAACTGGGTATTGAACCCAAGGATATCAATTCCCTATCCGACCTGACCAAACTCCCGTTTACCGAAAAGCAGGACCTGCGCAACCACTACCCCTTCGGCCTTTTTGCTGTTTCCCGCGAGAACATCGTCCGCATCCATTCCTCTTCCGGCACCACCGGAAAGGCAACAGTTGTCGGCTACACCAAGCGCGACATCAAGAACTGGGCGGATCTCATGGCCCGTTCATTCGCCATTGCCGGAGCAACTCCTGAAGACAGCATCCACAACGCATACGGTTACGGCCTGTTCACCGGTGGTCTCGGCGCCCACTACGGTGCGGAAGCACTGGGCGCAACCATCATCCCGGTATCCGGCGGCGGTACCAGACGCCAAATCATGCTGCTCAAAGATTTCGGCGCCGATGTGATCTGCTGTACCCCTTCCTACGCCCTGTTCCTGCACGAAACAGGTAAGGAAATGGGCATCGACTTCAAGAAACTGCCCCTGCGTATAGGTATTTTCGGTGCCGAACCATGGACCGAGTCCATGCGCCGTGACATCGAACAGAAACTGCACATTAAGGCCCTCGACATCTACGGTCTTTCCGAAATCATGGGTCCCGGTGTTGCCATGGAATGTGCCGAAGAACAGAACGGCCTGCACATCATGGAAGACCACTTCCTGCCCGAAATCATTAACCCCGAAACAGGCGAGCACGTAAAGCCGGGCGAAACCGGAGAGCTGGTAATAACCACCCTGACCAAGGAAGGTATCCCGCTCATCCGCTACCGCACCCGTGACCTGACCCGCCTGAACTACACCGCCTGCCGCTGCGGACGCACCTTCGCCCGCATGCATCGCATAATGGGTCGCAGTGACGACATGCTCATCATCCGCGGCGTGAACGTATTCCCGTCTCAGATCGAGTCCATCCTCATCGAAACCGAAGGCCTCTCCCCGCACTATCAGCTGGTGGTTGAACGCGACGGCAATCTCGACATCCTGACCGTGAAAGTCGAAATTTCCGGCGCAGCCTTCTCCGATGAAATTAAAAATTTACAGCGTCTCGAAAGAAAGATACAAAAAACTATTAAGGAATTCCTTGGCGTAACCGCCCGGGTTAAACTTGTGGAACCCAAATCCATTGAACGTTCCGTAGGTAAAGCCCAGAGAATTCTCGACCTGCGTAATCAGGACCAGCAATAG
- the cutA gene encoding divalent-cation tolerance protein CutA, with protein MSIMMVYITTGDVEEAREIGGELVMRHLAACVNIFEKMESMYWWEGKLEHSEETVLLAKTTPELVDKLIQTVKNIHSYDCPAIVAIESKQGNEEFFEWVKIHTG; from the coding sequence ATGTCCATAATGATGGTTTATATTACCACTGGGGACGTGGAAGAGGCGCGGGAGATCGGCGGAGAGCTGGTTATGCGTCATCTCGCCGCATGTGTGAATATATTCGAGAAGATGGAGTCCATGTATTGGTGGGAGGGGAAGCTTGAGCATTCCGAGGAAACTGTGCTTCTCGCCAAGACAACGCCTGAACTGGTTGATAAGTTGATCCAGACGGTAAAGAATATTCATAGCTATGATTGTCCTGCAATTGTTGCCATTGAGTCAAAGCAGGGTAATGAAGAGTTTTTTGAATGGGTGAAAATCCATACCGGCTAG
- a CDS encoding nuclear transport factor 2 family protein: MKKILLSMLMLMVVFCAAVSAGASAEDGVRDQIKDVLFDYKDSYNIRDFAAIRALYADNAVVMSFPCKSTEELMFADFSESLPRCSSYWLDSSFKLRLFKITSFEVNGNTCNVRVQWDYRSNDGRGKFNPSFELLRKDGKWLIVKELYGRKGE; the protein is encoded by the coding sequence GTGAAGAAAATTTTACTCTCAATGTTGATGTTGATGGTTGTTTTTTGTGCTGCTGTCTCCGCCGGAGCTTCTGCTGAAGACGGGGTCCGCGATCAAATCAAGGATGTACTTTTTGATTATAAGGATTCATATAATATCAGGGATTTTGCTGCTATCCGCGCCTTGTATGCTGATAATGCGGTTGTAATGTCTTTTCCTTGCAAGTCGACGGAAGAACTTATGTTTGCAGATTTCAGTGAAAGTCTGCCTCGTTGTTCTTCATATTGGCTGGACAGCTCCTTCAAATTGCGTTTGTTCAAAATTACCTCATTTGAGGTTAACGGTAATACATGCAACGTGAGGGTACAGTGGGATTACCGGAGCAACGATGGACGCGGTAAGTTTAATCCTTCTTTCGAATTGCTGCGTAAAGACGGGAAGTGGTTGATTGTGAAGGAATTATACGGGCGTAAGGGCGAGTAA
- the nth gene encoding endonuclease III, with translation MKMKSPDKKTLQRATIIYDRLIKRYPNPEPELDWHNAWELMVATALAAQCTDVRVNKVTPELFKRWPGPAEMSKADIADIEEVIRSTGLFRNKAKNLKGAAEVVMNEFGGEMPRTMKDMIKLPGVARKTANIVLSNAMDVHEGVAVDTHVKRLSFRMGLTESTNPNVIEKDLMPLFKRENWGDANHVLVLYGREICSARSPKCDICELNDICPQNGIEKK, from the coding sequence ATGAAAATGAAAAGCCCAGATAAAAAAACTCTGCAAAGAGCAACCATAATCTATGACCGTCTGATTAAAAGGTATCCGAACCCGGAACCGGAATTGGATTGGCACAATGCATGGGAACTGATGGTCGCCACGGCTCTGGCCGCTCAGTGTACTGATGTAAGGGTCAACAAGGTTACCCCGGAACTTTTCAAACGCTGGCCCGGTCCTGCCGAAATGAGCAAGGCGGATATAGCGGACATTGAAGAAGTGATCCGCTCCACCGGACTTTTCCGCAATAAGGCCAAAAACCTGAAAGGTGCTGCGGAAGTTGTAATGAATGAATTCGGAGGTGAAATGCCCCGGACCATGAAAGATATGATCAAACTTCCAGGAGTGGCCCGCAAGACCGCCAACATCGTGTTGTCCAACGCTATGGACGTTCACGAAGGGGTGGCTGTGGATACCCATGTAAAAAGGCTTTCATTCAGGATGGGCTTAACCGAAAGCACCAACCCCAATGTAATTGAAAAAGACCTGATGCCGCTTTTCAAACGCGAGAACTGGGGCGATGCCAACCATGTTCTCGTCCTTTATGGTCGCGAAATTTGCTCGGCCAGAAGCCCTAAATGTGACATCTGTGAACTTAACGATATCTGTCCGCAAAACGGAATTGAGAAAAAATAA